The following are from one region of the Terriglobales bacterium genome:
- a CDS encoding NADH-quinone oxidoreductase subunit I — protein MTASQVLRKIFLVDLLKGLALTFRYQHPKEIYTEQYPLQRPQVAERYRGAPRLNVNPETNETLCIACDLCALACPEHLIVVSSERNPNTRRKELTNFTYDLSRCMFCGLCEDACPTDALELTQDFELASYTRDGLIWDRKTLEEGPEPTVYKK, from the coding sequence ATGACGGCCTCGCAAGTGCTTCGCAAGATCTTCCTCGTCGACCTGCTGAAGGGACTGGCGCTGACCTTCCGCTACCAGCATCCCAAGGAGATCTACACCGAGCAGTATCCGCTGCAGCGTCCGCAGGTGGCGGAGCGCTACCGGGGCGCGCCCCGGCTGAACGTGAACCCGGAGACCAACGAGACCCTGTGCATCGCCTGCGACCTGTGCGCGCTGGCCTGTCCCGAGCACCTGATCGTGGTCTCCAGTGAGCGCAATCCCAACACCCGGCGCAAGGAACTCACCAACTTCACCTACGACCTGAGCCGCTGCATGTTCTGCGGGCTGTGCGAAGACGCCTGCCCCACCGACGCGCTGGAGTTGACCCAGGACTTCGAATTGGCGAGCTACACCCGCGACGGCCTCATCTGGGACCGCAAGACCCTGGAGGAAGGGCCGGAGCCCACGGTGTACAAGAAATGA
- a CDS encoding NADH-quinone oxidoreductase subunit J — MLLATSLLQQTAAPAAGQPVATTFFFYLLAGIALVTGVAVIVQKNPVHSAISLIFTLLSLAGLYLMLYAPFVAGVQIILYVGGIMVLFLFVIMLVNIERAEKEYRFSRQWFVASLAALVLGAIFIFVYLKGHELFPERSAALPESANTQQIGQMLYVNYLLPFEIASVLLLVAIVGAVVMAKKRI, encoded by the coding sequence ATGCTTCTGGCCACAAGCCTGTTGCAGCAGACAGCGGCGCCGGCCGCCGGCCAGCCCGTGGCCACCACCTTCTTTTTTTACCTGCTGGCGGGGATCGCGCTGGTGACGGGCGTGGCCGTCATCGTGCAGAAGAACCCGGTGCACTCGGCCATCTCGCTGATCTTCACTCTGCTCTCGCTGGCCGGGCTCTACCTGATGCTGTATGCCCCGTTTGTCGCCGGCGTGCAGATCATCCTGTACGTGGGCGGCATCATGGTGCTGTTCCTCTTCGTGATCATGCTGGTGAACATCGAGCGGGCGGAGAAGGAGTACCGCTTCAGCCGCCAGTGGTTCGTGGCCAGCCTGGCGGCGCTGGTGCTGGGCGCCATCTTCATCTTCGTGTACCTGAAGGGACATGAGCTGTTTCCGGAGAGATCGGCGGCGCTGCCGGAGAGCGCCAACACCCAGCAGATCGGGCAGATGCTCTACGTCAACTACCTGCTGCCCTTCGAGATCGCTTCGGTGCTGCTGCTGGTGGCGATCGTGGGCGCGGTGGTCATGGCCAAGAAGAGGATTTGA